A single Streptomyces mirabilis DNA region contains:
- a CDS encoding glutamate ABC transporter substrate-binding protein codes for MTARRLRASLKGWGGVGAMALALVVTAVFALLLPLSSAHGDGSTGTGGQGVGQGIQARADTCTDPQDQSPAPSSDDSGKTITAIKQRGYLSVGVDQNSYRWGYRDPNNTAKSSDLEGFDIDLAHEIAQEILGDPNAVRFHAIPTNQRIPAIKSGQVDMVVRTMTITCSRLKDVAFSAPYFLTGQQVLAPKTSGIKGYDKTLAGQRICSAAGSTAYDRLSADKKAGTLASSADITTTVPNQLDCLVRLQLGQVDAVVTDGALAASQAAQDPTVELKGKTFTDDYYGVAMKLGAGDLVRRVNQVLVDYRKSGGWQASYTKWLSATLKADSPSATPPTAHYK; via the coding sequence ATGACTGCACGACGTCTGAGGGCGAGCCTGAAGGGCTGGGGCGGCGTGGGTGCGATGGCCCTCGCCCTGGTCGTCACCGCGGTCTTCGCCCTGTTGCTGCCGCTGAGCAGCGCCCACGGGGACGGCAGCACGGGCACCGGCGGCCAGGGCGTGGGCCAGGGCATCCAGGCGCGGGCCGACACGTGCACCGACCCGCAGGACCAGAGCCCCGCCCCGTCCTCCGACGACAGCGGCAAGACGATCACGGCCATCAAGCAGCGCGGCTATCTGTCGGTCGGCGTCGACCAGAACAGCTACCGCTGGGGCTACCGCGATCCGAACAACACGGCGAAGAGCAGCGACCTGGAGGGCTTCGACATCGATCTCGCGCACGAGATCGCGCAGGAGATCCTCGGCGACCCGAACGCCGTCCGTTTCCACGCCATCCCCACCAACCAGCGCATCCCCGCGATCAAGTCCGGTCAGGTCGACATGGTGGTGCGCACGATGACGATCACCTGCTCCCGCCTCAAGGACGTGGCCTTCTCCGCCCCCTACTTCCTGACCGGACAGCAGGTACTGGCCCCCAAGACCTCCGGCATCAAGGGGTACGACAAGACGCTGGCGGGCCAGCGGATCTGCTCGGCGGCGGGCTCGACGGCGTACGACAGGCTGTCGGCCGACAAGAAGGCGGGCACGCTCGCCTCCTCCGCGGACATCACCACCACCGTGCCCAACCAACTCGACTGCCTGGTGCGGCTGCAGCTCGGTCAGGTCGACGCCGTGGTGACCGACGGCGCGCTCGCCGCCAGCCAGGCGGCGCAGGACCCGACGGTCGAGCTGAAGGGCAAGACCTTCACCGACGACTACTACGGCGTGGCGATGAAGTTGGGCGCCGGCGATCTGGTACGCCGGGTCAACCAGGTGCTCGTGGACTACCGCAAGAGCGGCGGCTGGCAGGCCTCGTACACCAAGTGGCTGTCCGCGACCCTGAAGGCGGACTCCCCGTCGGCGACTCCGCCGACGGCGCACTACAAGTAA